A genomic region of Actinomycetota bacterium contains the following coding sequences:
- a CDS encoding peroxiredoxin-like family protein, whose translation MHCKDQLAQLRQEHPRFVEAGARVYGIFMGSPDSVRQFCEERAVPFECLADPDRSAYRAFALTSGGARKLLNPNTVIKGVKLYAKGMTTGLPHAGQDIRQMPGTFVVSPGGRIRFAHYNSDAADNAPIRNILGALGAS comes from the coding sequence ATCCACTGCAAAGACCAGCTGGCGCAGTTGCGTCAGGAACATCCCAGGTTCGTCGAGGCCGGCGCCCGCGTGTACGGGATCTTCATGGGGTCGCCGGACTCGGTGCGGCAGTTCTGCGAGGAACGCGCAGTGCCGTTCGAGTGTCTGGCCGACCCGGACCGTTCCGCCTACCGCGCCTTTGCCCTCACCTCAGGGGGGGCGCGGAAGCTGCTCAACCCGAACACCGTCATCAAGGGCGTGAAGCTTTACGCCAAGGGCATGACCACGGGCCTGCCCCACGCCGGCCAGGACATACGTCAGATGCCTGGAACCTTCGTTGTCTCGCCGGGCGGACGCATCCGCTTCGCCCACTACAACTCCGACGCAGCTGACAACGCCCCGATCCGCAACATCCTCGGCGCCCTCGGCGCGTCGTGA
- a CDS encoding ArsA-related P-loop ATPase, producing the protein MTATLEQAVSKLDVLVVCGAGGVGKTTVSAALAMAAAADRRAIVVTIDPAKRLASAMGLGGGLAHAETEVRLPDGSTMHAAMLDMKTAWDELVDRYAPSSAVAAHLKANPLYRGLSEHFVGSQGYMAMDRLAALHDRGDFDLIVIDTPPTRSALDFLDAPKRVTDFVGGSLLKWLAKPYTAAGRFGARAFNLTASPFLKMADRLLGSQLLEDLSAFVMDFQSLYEGFKQRAETVLELMRAPGTGFVVVTTLEGAALGEAGFFVDRLVDERLHLAGVVANRVIPSRFLEPDVEAALQTAGSADPGAVAGAAGVSIPEATGALAEAAAALETLSSLARTQAQRLEQLVRRAGTPAVSVPLRTADVHDLQSLSEVAALLVPPGA; encoded by the coding sequence GTGACCGCGACTCTCGAGCAGGCGGTGTCGAAGCTGGACGTGCTCGTGGTCTGCGGCGCCGGCGGCGTCGGCAAGACGACGGTGTCCGCCGCGCTGGCCATGGCGGCAGCCGCGGACCGGCGAGCGATCGTGGTCACGATCGACCCGGCGAAGCGGCTCGCCTCGGCGATGGGACTGGGCGGCGGACTCGCCCACGCCGAAACCGAGGTCCGCCTGCCGGACGGCAGCACGATGCATGCCGCGATGCTGGACATGAAGACGGCCTGGGACGAACTGGTCGACCGCTACGCTCCCTCGTCGGCGGTGGCCGCGCACCTGAAGGCCAACCCGCTTTACCGGGGGCTGTCCGAGCACTTCGTCGGGTCCCAGGGCTACATGGCGATGGACCGCCTGGCGGCGCTGCACGACCGGGGCGACTTCGACCTCATCGTGATCGACACGCCTCCAACGCGAAGTGCCCTTGACTTCCTCGATGCCCCGAAGCGGGTGACCGACTTCGTCGGCGGAAGCCTGTTGAAGTGGCTGGCGAAGCCGTACACGGCGGCCGGACGTTTCGGCGCCCGCGCCTTCAACCTCACGGCGTCGCCGTTCCTCAAGATGGCGGATCGGCTTCTCGGCTCCCAGCTGCTCGAGGACCTGTCGGCGTTCGTGATGGACTTCCAGTCGCTGTACGAAGGCTTCAAGCAGCGCGCCGAGACGGTGCTCGAGCTGATGCGGGCGCCGGGTACCGGGTTCGTCGTCGTGACGACCCTCGAGGGGGCGGCGCTCGGGGAGGCGGGCTTCTTCGTGGACCGCCTCGTGGACGAGCGCCTGCACCTGGCGGGAGTGGTGGCCAACCGCGTGATCCCGTCGCGTTTCCTTGAACCGGATGTGGAAGCGGCGCTGCAGACGGCTGGATCCGCCGACCCCGGAGCCGTCGCCGGCGCAGCGGGGGTCTCCATACCGGAGGCCACGGGTGCGCTGGCCGAAGCGGCCGCCGCGCTGGAGACGCTGTCGTCACTCGCGCGCACCCAGGCCCAAAGGCTGGAGCAGCTGGTCCGCCGGGCCGGCACCCCCGCCGTGTCTGTGCCCCTTCGGACGGCCGACGTCCACGACCTTCAGTCGCTTTCGGAGGTCGCCGCCCTGCTCGTCCCGCCGGGAGCCTAG
- a CDS encoding ArsA-related P-loop ATPase yields MPVLDDLLSRRVLFVTGKGGTGKSSVAAALAVSANSTGRRVLLVDVDAKSDAARFLDDEPSVYRAKQALPGLWHLAMNPQLALDEYLRLSLKLPRMYRLGPLHKVFDFIATAAPGAREVLITGKIGFEERAVEDGRPRWDLIVVDAAASGQVLSHLRGPRTLQELVGAGIIRNQTDWVRELIEDPIRTGMVVVALAEEMPVAETRELVEEAPRQVATPVLAVVANRVVPPPSHPAALAALRASAPAVERAGGGTLDAALDAAALYESLSESQQPHLSALRALGLPVIEVPLLPVARHTISTTRLVAGALEAA; encoded by the coding sequence ATGCCCGTTCTGGACGACCTGCTGTCGCGCCGTGTGCTGTTCGTCACCGGGAAGGGCGGAACCGGCAAGTCATCGGTGGCGGCCGCGCTGGCTGTGTCCGCCAACTCCACGGGCCGGCGGGTCCTGCTCGTGGACGTTGACGCCAAGAGCGACGCAGCCCGGTTTTTGGACGACGAGCCTTCGGTCTACCGCGCCAAGCAGGCCCTGCCCGGACTGTGGCACCTGGCCATGAACCCCCAGCTGGCGCTCGACGAGTACCTCCGGCTGAGCCTGAAGCTGCCCCGGATGTACCGTCTCGGCCCCCTGCACAAGGTCTTCGACTTCATCGCCACGGCCGCCCCCGGTGCGAGGGAGGTGCTGATCACCGGCAAGATCGGCTTTGAGGAGCGGGCCGTCGAGGACGGCCGGCCCCGGTGGGACCTGATCGTCGTGGACGCCGCCGCTTCCGGACAGGTCCTGTCCCACCTGAGGGGACCCCGGACCCTCCAGGAGCTCGTGGGGGCCGGGATCATCCGCAACCAGACGGACTGGGTGCGCGAGCTCATCGAGGACCCCATCCGCACGGGGATGGTGGTGGTCGCGCTGGCCGAGGAGATGCCGGTCGCGGAGACAAGGGAGCTCGTGGAAGAGGCGCCGAGGCAGGTCGCGACCCCCGTGCTCGCTGTGGTCGCCAACCGGGTCGTGCCGCCCCCCTCTCACCCGGCCGCCCTCGCGGCGCTGCGGGCATCCGCCCCGGCCGTGGAGCGCGCCGGCGGCGGGACCCTGGACGCGGCCCTCGACGCGGCCGCTCTGTACGAGTCGCTGTCCGAAAGCCAGCAGCCACACCTGTCCGCGCTGCGCGCTCTCGGCCTCCCGGTGATCGAGGTCCCGCTTCTGCCGGTGGCGCGGCACACGATCTCCACAACCAGGCTCGTGGCCGGTGCCCTGGAGGCCGCGTGA
- a CDS encoding acyl-CoA dehydrogenase family protein, producing MSFSLSPELQQLRESARSFAEREVASVAEEAERTETMPRHLFAKAGRAGFIGMRYPSDLGGSDAGISAEVLWREECSRVNAGIASALSVSGNIGSYPIFEFGTPEQAKTYIPKVTSGEWIGAFALTEPGAGSDVQGIASTAERRNGGWVLNGRKMFITCAPSADFFVFTAYTDRSLGYSGIANFIVDRDRLPEDAVRPLKTLGHRSSELGEIVVDSVQVPDDALIGEPTGGFKRAARTLNGGRLIVAGGSLGTAQAALEASVEYAKQREAFGHPIGDFQAVSFRIAQMAAEVESARVTTYWAASLWDEGRETPREVSIAKLIASETAVRVASESMRTFGGYAYIAGEFPIERIMRDSRMYVIVEGTTDVQHLILARQLGLKPR from the coding sequence ATGTCGTTCTCCCTGAGCCCAGAACTGCAGCAGCTGCGCGAGTCGGCGCGCTCGTTCGCGGAGCGCGAGGTGGCCAGCGTCGCCGAGGAGGCCGAGCGCACGGAGACGATGCCGCGCCACCTTTTCGCAAAGGCCGGACGCGCCGGGTTTATCGGGATGCGCTACCCGTCGGACCTCGGCGGCTCGGACGCCGGGATCAGCGCAGAGGTGCTGTGGCGCGAGGAGTGCAGCCGCGTCAACGCAGGGATCGCATCGGCGCTGTCGGTCTCAGGCAACATCGGGTCATACCCGATCTTCGAGTTCGGCACGCCGGAGCAGGCGAAGACCTACATCCCGAAGGTGACCTCGGGGGAGTGGATCGGGGCTTTCGCCCTGACCGAGCCCGGCGCCGGTTCCGACGTCCAGGGCATCGCCTCGACGGCCGAGAGGCGCAACGGGGGCTGGGTCCTCAATGGCCGCAAGATGTTCATCACCTGCGCCCCCTCTGCCGACTTCTTCGTGTTCACCGCCTACACCGACCGCAGTCTCGGCTACTCGGGTATCGCCAACTTCATCGTGGATCGCGACCGGCTCCCGGAAGACGCAGTCCGTCCCCTCAAGACGCTCGGCCACCGCTCCAGCGAGCTGGGTGAGATCGTCGTCGACTCGGTGCAGGTTCCGGACGACGCGCTCATCGGGGAGCCGACGGGCGGCTTCAAACGCGCTGCACGAACGCTCAACGGCGGGCGGTTGATCGTCGCCGGCGGGTCGCTCGGCACGGCACAGGCCGCGCTGGAGGCTTCGGTTGAGTATGCGAAGCAGCGCGAAGCATTCGGACACCCGATCGGCGACTTCCAAGCCGTGTCGTTCCGGATCGCGCAGATGGCCGCGGAGGTCGAGTCGGCCCGCGTCACGACCTACTGGGCAGCCTCGCTGTGGGACGAAGGGCGCGAGACCCCGCGCGAGGTGTCGATCGCGAAGCTCATCGCCTCCGAGACGGCTGTGCGGGTCGCAAGCGAGTCGATGCGCACGTTCGGCGGCTACGCCTACATCGCAGGGGAGTTCCCGATCGAGCGGATCATGCGCGACTCGCGCATGTACGTGATCGTGGAAGGGACCACCGACGTCCAGCACCTGATCCTGGCCAGGCAGCTGGGACTTAAACCGCGCTAG